The following coding sequences lie in one Pseudorasbora parva isolate DD20220531a chromosome 18, ASM2467924v1, whole genome shotgun sequence genomic window:
- the rgs14b gene encoding regulator of G-protein signaling 14 isoform X2: MEISLSHHQQKPSVQSREKRTLSFNEITRGFSNLARRNSLRRTLGRHNTLSDSHPHALNKTLAVSDGELNVLETDERTATQYSSSNSSLPTVPSEGSSGVGQVASWAVSFERLLEDPTGVRFFTAFLKSEVSAENILFWLACEKFRKIPAYQTEQLKREALSIYNSFLSSNATSPINIDDRVRVEEKDVQIPHPEIFQKAQQQIFKLMKFDSYTRFVRSQLYQSCMLANVEGRPLPGLDPRGKPLTSTKPNSTSPREQVKFDKTKERLKVKPGTAEADDGVERRKVNLQGIIGKDKRKEKRGSWGESPISFKTGLVKSSEVEKLVARSADGGVDKYCCVFLPDGTASLTPARPGVTVRKMLTGVCEKRGLPLSDIIIYLQGKDKQPLSLDQDSSVLKDQQVFLELRVTFAVKVAFAGKTVAVVVKSNKTLQDALATMLNKYRLRPQDATVTMSGSEQIISMNTAVTSLANKTLILDKRVDQASSSKGNFSPPSIHDRRGAVDANMFPPGISRSTARQKNPGLRRTYDMEGLVELLNRAQCCSADDQRGLLKKEHLMLPQFLQLPLEEAEANRSLEESCSSMGSLEMDSPAGQSDTLGEGPSESQCSNPARETVV, encoded by the exons ATGGAGATCTCTCTGTCTCACCACCAACAGAAACCATCTGTCCAGTCAAGGGAAAAG AGGACCTTGAGTTTCAATGAAATCACTAGAGGGTTCTCAAACCTTGCTCGACGCAACTCTTTACGAAGGACTCTTGGGAGACACAACACCCTGTCAGACAGTCACCCTCACGCCCTCAACAAG ACACTGGCTGTTTCAGATGGAG AACTGAATGTGCTGGAGACCGACGAGCGCACAGCGACGCAGTACTCCAGCAGTAACTCCAGCCTGCCCACCGTGCCCAGCGAAGGGAGCAGCGGGGTGGGACAGGTGGCCAGCTGGGCCGTCAGCTTTGAGAGGCTGCTGGAGGACCCCACGGGCGTACGCTTCTTCACG GCATTTCTGAAATCGGAGGTCAGCGCTGAGAACATCTTATTCTGGCTGGCATGTGAAAAGTTTCGCAAGATACCAGCCTATCAGACTGAGCAG CTCAAGAGAGAGGCGCTGTCAATTTATAACAGCTTCCTGTCCAGCAACGCAACTTCTCCCATTAACATAGACGACAGAGTACGAGTCGAGGAGAAAGATGTACAAATCCCTCATCCTGAAATCTTTCAAAAAGCCCAACAACAG ATCTTTAAACTGATGAAGTTTGACAGCTATACTCGTTTCGTGCGCTCACAGCTCTATCAAAGCTGCATGCTAGCTAATGTGGAGGGCAGGCCTCTGCCAGGGCTGGACCCTCGTGGCAAACCCCTAACGTCAACGAAACCCAACAGCACTTCACCCAGAGAGCAAGTCAAGTTCGATAAAACTAAGGAG AGGTTAAAGGTGAAGCCAGGTACAGCAGAGGCTGATGATGGGGTAGAGAGGAGGAAGGTCAATCTCCAAGGCATCATAGGAAAGGACAAACGCAAAGAGAAGAGAGGGTCCTGGGGAG AATCGCCTATCAGCTTTAAGACTGGACTTGTGAAGAGTTCAGAG GTTGAGAAATTAGTGGCACGCTCTGCAGACGGAGGGGTTGATAAGTATTGCTGTGTCTTCCTGCCTGATGGCACGGCATCTCTGACCCCGGCCCGACCTGGTGTCACCGTCCGCAAAATGCTGACCGGCGTATGTGAAAAAAGAGGCCTTCCTCTGTCAGACATCATTATCTATCTACAAGGCAAAGACAAA CAACCACTGTCATTGGACCAGGACAGCTCTGTGCTGAAGGATCAGCAGGTGTTTTTGGAACTGAGGGTCACATTTGC AGTAAAGGTAGCATTCGCAGGTAAGACGGTGGCTGTTGTGGTGAAGTCCAATAAGACTCTGCAGGACGCCCTTGCGACGATGCTTAACAAATACCGCCTCAGGCCACAGGACGCCACTGTTACCATG aGTGGAAGTGAACAGATAATAAGTATGAACACAGCTGTCACCTCTCTGGCCAATAAGACACTAATTCTAGATAAAC GTGTTGATCAAGCCAGCAGCTCAAAAGGGAACTTCTCGCCTCCTTCAATACAT GATCGAAGAGGTGCTGTGGATGCGAACATGTTCCCTCCAGGGATTTCTCGATCGACTGCCCGACAGAAGAACCCTGGATTGAGGAGAACCTATGACATGGAGG GTTTGGTGGAGCTGTTAAACCGAGCCCAGTGCTGCAGCGCTGATGATCAGCGAGGCCTCCTGAAGAAAGAACATCTAATGCTGCCTCAGTTCCTTCAGTTACCCCTGGAGGAGGCTGAGGCAAACAGATCGCTGGAGGAGTCCTGCTCCAGCATGGGGTCTCTTGAAATGGATTCTCCTGCAGGACAATCAGACACATTAGGGGAAGGACCATCTGAGAGCCAGTGCTCAAACCCAGCCCGAGAAACTGTGGTGTGA
- the rgs14b gene encoding regulator of G-protein signaling 14 isoform X1: protein MRVKMMTEFQQILCERCADANEHTASLIMEISLSHHQQKPSVQSREKRTLSFNEITRGFSNLARRNSLRRTLGRHNTLSDSHPHALNKTLAVSDGELNVLETDERTATQYSSSNSSLPTVPSEGSSGVGQVASWAVSFERLLEDPTGVRFFTAFLKSEVSAENILFWLACEKFRKIPAYQTEQLKREALSIYNSFLSSNATSPINIDDRVRVEEKDVQIPHPEIFQKAQQQIFKLMKFDSYTRFVRSQLYQSCMLANVEGRPLPGLDPRGKPLTSTKPNSTSPREQVKFDKTKERLKVKPGTAEADDGVERRKVNLQGIIGKDKRKEKRGSWGESPISFKTGLVKSSEVEKLVARSADGGVDKYCCVFLPDGTASLTPARPGVTVRKMLTGVCEKRGLPLSDIIIYLQGKDKQPLSLDQDSSVLKDQQVFLELRVTFAVKVAFAGKTVAVVVKSNKTLQDALATMLNKYRLRPQDATVTMSGSEQIISMNTAVTSLANKTLILDKRVDQASSSKGNFSPPSIHDRRGAVDANMFPPGISRSTARQKNPGLRRTYDMEGLVELLNRAQCCSADDQRGLLKKEHLMLPQFLQLPLEEAEANRSLEESCSSMGSLEMDSPAGQSDTLGEGPSESQCSNPARETVV, encoded by the exons ATGAGGGTAaagatgatgacagaatttcaaCAAATCCTCTGTGAAAGGTGTGCTGATGCAAACGAG CACACAGCCAGCCTCATCATGGAGATCTCTCTGTCTCACCACCAACAGAAACCATCTGTCCAGTCAAGGGAAAAG AGGACCTTGAGTTTCAATGAAATCACTAGAGGGTTCTCAAACCTTGCTCGACGCAACTCTTTACGAAGGACTCTTGGGAGACACAACACCCTGTCAGACAGTCACCCTCACGCCCTCAACAAG ACACTGGCTGTTTCAGATGGAG AACTGAATGTGCTGGAGACCGACGAGCGCACAGCGACGCAGTACTCCAGCAGTAACTCCAGCCTGCCCACCGTGCCCAGCGAAGGGAGCAGCGGGGTGGGACAGGTGGCCAGCTGGGCCGTCAGCTTTGAGAGGCTGCTGGAGGACCCCACGGGCGTACGCTTCTTCACG GCATTTCTGAAATCGGAGGTCAGCGCTGAGAACATCTTATTCTGGCTGGCATGTGAAAAGTTTCGCAAGATACCAGCCTATCAGACTGAGCAG CTCAAGAGAGAGGCGCTGTCAATTTATAACAGCTTCCTGTCCAGCAACGCAACTTCTCCCATTAACATAGACGACAGAGTACGAGTCGAGGAGAAAGATGTACAAATCCCTCATCCTGAAATCTTTCAAAAAGCCCAACAACAG ATCTTTAAACTGATGAAGTTTGACAGCTATACTCGTTTCGTGCGCTCACAGCTCTATCAAAGCTGCATGCTAGCTAATGTGGAGGGCAGGCCTCTGCCAGGGCTGGACCCTCGTGGCAAACCCCTAACGTCAACGAAACCCAACAGCACTTCACCCAGAGAGCAAGTCAAGTTCGATAAAACTAAGGAG AGGTTAAAGGTGAAGCCAGGTACAGCAGAGGCTGATGATGGGGTAGAGAGGAGGAAGGTCAATCTCCAAGGCATCATAGGAAAGGACAAACGCAAAGAGAAGAGAGGGTCCTGGGGAG AATCGCCTATCAGCTTTAAGACTGGACTTGTGAAGAGTTCAGAG GTTGAGAAATTAGTGGCACGCTCTGCAGACGGAGGGGTTGATAAGTATTGCTGTGTCTTCCTGCCTGATGGCACGGCATCTCTGACCCCGGCCCGACCTGGTGTCACCGTCCGCAAAATGCTGACCGGCGTATGTGAAAAAAGAGGCCTTCCTCTGTCAGACATCATTATCTATCTACAAGGCAAAGACAAA CAACCACTGTCATTGGACCAGGACAGCTCTGTGCTGAAGGATCAGCAGGTGTTTTTGGAACTGAGGGTCACATTTGC AGTAAAGGTAGCATTCGCAGGTAAGACGGTGGCTGTTGTGGTGAAGTCCAATAAGACTCTGCAGGACGCCCTTGCGACGATGCTTAACAAATACCGCCTCAGGCCACAGGACGCCACTGTTACCATG aGTGGAAGTGAACAGATAATAAGTATGAACACAGCTGTCACCTCTCTGGCCAATAAGACACTAATTCTAGATAAAC GTGTTGATCAAGCCAGCAGCTCAAAAGGGAACTTCTCGCCTCCTTCAATACAT GATCGAAGAGGTGCTGTGGATGCGAACATGTTCCCTCCAGGGATTTCTCGATCGACTGCCCGACAGAAGAACCCTGGATTGAGGAGAACCTATGACATGGAGG GTTTGGTGGAGCTGTTAAACCGAGCCCAGTGCTGCAGCGCTGATGATCAGCGAGGCCTCCTGAAGAAAGAACATCTAATGCTGCCTCAGTTCCTTCAGTTACCCCTGGAGGAGGCTGAGGCAAACAGATCGCTGGAGGAGTCCTGCTCCAGCATGGGGTCTCTTGAAATGGATTCTCCTGCAGGACAATCAGACACATTAGGGGAAGGACCATCTGAGAGCCAGTGCTCAAACCCAGCCCGAGAAACTGTGGTGTGA
- the rgs14b gene encoding regulator of G-protein signaling 14 isoform X3 — protein sequence MSLKGNKIEISNGLKTLAVSDGELNVLETDERTATQYSSSNSSLPTVPSEGSSGVGQVASWAVSFERLLEDPTGVRFFTAFLKSEVSAENILFWLACEKFRKIPAYQTEQLKREALSIYNSFLSSNATSPINIDDRVRVEEKDVQIPHPEIFQKAQQQIFKLMKFDSYTRFVRSQLYQSCMLANVEGRPLPGLDPRGKPLTSTKPNSTSPREQVKFDKTKERLKVKPGTAEADDGVERRKVNLQGIIGKDKRKEKRGSWGESPISFKTGLVKSSEVEKLVARSADGGVDKYCCVFLPDGTASLTPARPGVTVRKMLTGVCEKRGLPLSDIIIYLQGKDKQPLSLDQDSSVLKDQQVFLELRVTFAVKVAFAGKTVAVVVKSNKTLQDALATMLNKYRLRPQDATVTMSGSEQIISMNTAVTSLANKTLILDKRVDQASSSKGNFSPPSIHDRRGAVDANMFPPGISRSTARQKNPGLRRTYDMEGLVELLNRAQCCSADDQRGLLKKEHLMLPQFLQLPLEEAEANRSLEESCSSMGSLEMDSPAGQSDTLGEGPSESQCSNPARETVV from the exons ATGTCTCTGAAAGGAAATAAGATTGAGATATCCAACGGACTTAAG ACACTGGCTGTTTCAGATGGAG AACTGAATGTGCTGGAGACCGACGAGCGCACAGCGACGCAGTACTCCAGCAGTAACTCCAGCCTGCCCACCGTGCCCAGCGAAGGGAGCAGCGGGGTGGGACAGGTGGCCAGCTGGGCCGTCAGCTTTGAGAGGCTGCTGGAGGACCCCACGGGCGTACGCTTCTTCACG GCATTTCTGAAATCGGAGGTCAGCGCTGAGAACATCTTATTCTGGCTGGCATGTGAAAAGTTTCGCAAGATACCAGCCTATCAGACTGAGCAG CTCAAGAGAGAGGCGCTGTCAATTTATAACAGCTTCCTGTCCAGCAACGCAACTTCTCCCATTAACATAGACGACAGAGTACGAGTCGAGGAGAAAGATGTACAAATCCCTCATCCTGAAATCTTTCAAAAAGCCCAACAACAG ATCTTTAAACTGATGAAGTTTGACAGCTATACTCGTTTCGTGCGCTCACAGCTCTATCAAAGCTGCATGCTAGCTAATGTGGAGGGCAGGCCTCTGCCAGGGCTGGACCCTCGTGGCAAACCCCTAACGTCAACGAAACCCAACAGCACTTCACCCAGAGAGCAAGTCAAGTTCGATAAAACTAAGGAG AGGTTAAAGGTGAAGCCAGGTACAGCAGAGGCTGATGATGGGGTAGAGAGGAGGAAGGTCAATCTCCAAGGCATCATAGGAAAGGACAAACGCAAAGAGAAGAGAGGGTCCTGGGGAG AATCGCCTATCAGCTTTAAGACTGGACTTGTGAAGAGTTCAGAG GTTGAGAAATTAGTGGCACGCTCTGCAGACGGAGGGGTTGATAAGTATTGCTGTGTCTTCCTGCCTGATGGCACGGCATCTCTGACCCCGGCCCGACCTGGTGTCACCGTCCGCAAAATGCTGACCGGCGTATGTGAAAAAAGAGGCCTTCCTCTGTCAGACATCATTATCTATCTACAAGGCAAAGACAAA CAACCACTGTCATTGGACCAGGACAGCTCTGTGCTGAAGGATCAGCAGGTGTTTTTGGAACTGAGGGTCACATTTGC AGTAAAGGTAGCATTCGCAGGTAAGACGGTGGCTGTTGTGGTGAAGTCCAATAAGACTCTGCAGGACGCCCTTGCGACGATGCTTAACAAATACCGCCTCAGGCCACAGGACGCCACTGTTACCATG aGTGGAAGTGAACAGATAATAAGTATGAACACAGCTGTCACCTCTCTGGCCAATAAGACACTAATTCTAGATAAAC GTGTTGATCAAGCCAGCAGCTCAAAAGGGAACTTCTCGCCTCCTTCAATACAT GATCGAAGAGGTGCTGTGGATGCGAACATGTTCCCTCCAGGGATTTCTCGATCGACTGCCCGACAGAAGAACCCTGGATTGAGGAGAACCTATGACATGGAGG GTTTGGTGGAGCTGTTAAACCGAGCCCAGTGCTGCAGCGCTGATGATCAGCGAGGCCTCCTGAAGAAAGAACATCTAATGCTGCCTCAGTTCCTTCAGTTACCCCTGGAGGAGGCTGAGGCAAACAGATCGCTGGAGGAGTCCTGCTCCAGCATGGGGTCTCTTGAAATGGATTCTCCTGCAGGACAATCAGACACATTAGGGGAAGGACCATCTGAGAGCCAGTGCTCAAACCCAGCCCGAGAAACTGTGGTGTGA